A portion of the Oncorhynchus gorbuscha isolate QuinsamMale2020 ecotype Even-year linkage group LG19, OgorEven_v1.0, whole genome shotgun sequence genome contains these proteins:
- the LOC124005064 gene encoding phospholemman-like isoform X2 has product MANISALLLLTFASLVFAEEHKEMEEEDPFTFDYHRLRVGGLILAAVLCLIGITILFSGHCRCKFNQDKRRRSGSNAAQPLNDQARASEC; this is encoded by the exons ATGGCGAATATCTCTGCTTTGCTTTTATTGACAT TTGCGTCCCTTGTGTTCGCAGAGGAGCACAAAGAAA tggaggaggaggatccATTTACCTTTG ATTATCACAGGCTACGTGTTGGGGGGTTGATCCTGGCAGCAGTTCTGTGTCTGATCGGCATCACCATCCTCTTCA GCGGACACTGCAGATGCAAGTTCAACCAGGACAAAAG GAGGAGGTCAGGAAGCAACGCTGCCCAGCCACTCAATGACCAAG CTCGGGCCAGTGAGTGCTAG
- the LOC124005064 gene encoding phospholemman-like isoform X1 encodes MANISALLLLTSVASLVFAEEHKEMEEEDPFTFDYHRLRVGGLILAAVLCLIGITILFSGHCRCKFNQDKRRRSGSNAAQPLNDQARASEC; translated from the exons ATGGCGAATATCTCTGCTTTGCTTTTATTGACAT CAGTTGCGTCCCTTGTGTTCGCAGAGGAGCACAAAGAAA tggaggaggaggatccATTTACCTTTG ATTATCACAGGCTACGTGTTGGGGGGTTGATCCTGGCAGCAGTTCTGTGTCTGATCGGCATCACCATCCTCTTCA GCGGACACTGCAGATGCAAGTTCAACCAGGACAAAAG GAGGAGGTCAGGAAGCAACGCTGCCCAGCCACTCAATGACCAAG CTCGGGCCAGTGAGTGCTAG